Part of the Fibrobacter sp. genome, ACACCCGGGTCATCCACGTTGATCTTGGCGATGATAGCCATGCCATCGTATTCGGCGGCCAGTTCATCAACAATGGGTCCCATCATCATGCAAGGACGGCACCAGGTTGCCCAAAAATCAACAAAGACCAACTGACCAGAACTAATCACTTCGTCAAAATTTTCTGCGGTAAGAGCTAAAGCAGCCATAAACATCTCCAATTTATGCCATCAAAATAGCAAAATTAATTTTAAATAGCAAAGCCAATTGTGTAGTTAAGATCAATTCCAAAACCAACGGATGTGACTTCTTCCACATCATCCTTGCTATCACCCTTAATGAAGGCCTTAGAGTAGGTCACGCCGATATCCCAAGAAGAGGTGCAACGGCTCCACA contains:
- the trxA gene encoding thioredoxin codes for the protein MAALALTAENFDEVISSGQLVFVDFWATWCRPCMMMGPIVDELAAEYDGMAIIAKINVDDPGVSDICARFGITNIPNMKLFRNGVEVGNVVGAVPKNTVKTVIDRNL